The DNA segment GGAATgaagcagagagagcagagggaatTCTGCGATGCCTGAGGGCAAACACAGCCCGCAgccccaggggctggcaggcctggggagctctggggcaggagcagcccagtCCCATCACACACCTCTCCCTGGgtagcagggcaggggcagatcTGTGTCAGTGTCTCTAAAGCACCACAGAAAGATTCATTACCTgtgtctctgcagtgctgcagcccagagGAGAAGCCAGTGTAGGACATGATGTTGTGAGAATGCCTTGCCCTGAGTGGCTGTTAATTGTGGGCtatttcctttgctgcaggagtGGAACCACCACATCAATGGAGCGACTCACAGCCGGCGCTGCCAGCTGCTGCTCGAAATGTATGAACGGGGGCTACAGTAactggggctgggggtcagcctggcctggcctgggcCTGCCAGAGCCCGGGGAGGCTGCACAGcgctcagggacagggtggggctACTGGGGGGGTCTGCACAGcgctcagggacagggtggggctgctggggggtcTGCACAGCgctcagggacagggcagggtggagctgctgggaggtcTGCACAGcgctcagggacagggtggggctgctgggaggtCTGCACACcgctcagggacagggtggggctGTTGGGGGGTCTGGACAGCGCTCAGGTACAGGGTGGGGCTGTTGGGGGGTCTGCACAGcgctcagggacagggtggggctgttggggggtctgtgcagggccaggcacaTGTGGGGCTGTTGGGGGGTCTGCACAGcgctcagggacagggtggggctGTTGGGGGGTCTGCACAGcgctcagggacagggtggggctGTTGGGGGGTCTGCACAGcgctcagggacagggtggggctGTTGGGGGGTCTGCACAGcgctcagggacagggtggggctGTTGGGGGGTCTGCACAGCgctcagggacagggcagggtggagctgctggggggtctgtgcagggccaggcacagggtggggctGTTGGGGGGTCTGCACAGcgctcagggacagggtggggctgctggggggtcTGCACAGcgctcagggacagggtggggctgctggggggtctgtgcagggccaggcacagggtggggctGTTGGGGGGTCTGCACAGcgctcagggacagggtggggctgctggggggtcTGCACAGcgctcagggacagggtggagCTGTTGgtgggtctgtgcagggccaggcacagggtggggctGTTGGGGGGTCTGCACAGcgctcagggacagggtggggctgctgggggggtctgtgcagggccaggcacatgtggggctgctggagggTCTGCACTCCGTGGCCatgtgggtccctcccagctcagggtatTCTCTGGTGCTAAATAATGGACAAATATGCTCACAAATGTAGAAAACATACTGTGCCTTGTAGGGAATAAAACCAACCTGAGAGCCACTTAAGGACCAAAAGGATGTTGGTTCATAACCTTGAAATCCTGCTGATATATATGTAACATTTTAGAGCTGGATTTTAACAGCTGACAATCTGTTGTAGTCACTGGTACCAccttctgtatttctgttgcGATACAGACAGTGCAGTTTGAAAGGTGCCTTGGCAGACGCTGcagccagtgccagtgccagtgtcagtgccagtgccagtgctgtcCGTGGCTCTAGCAGGGCCCAGAGTGTTTCCCTGTCCCCAGGTATCACAGCTGCTGTGAAAAGGGTGGCATAGGGAGAGGGTATTgcttttcttatattttcttttaattctgttttttgaAGATACCCAGAATGGAATCCTGACAGTGATTCGGGACATGGAATGTAAGTAGTAATTAATTTCAAAGTATTTATAATTTCTAATTTGAAGCAGAGGATGTTCTTAACAGTTTATGTGAAACAACAGCCCAGGTGGATTCCTCCTTTGTTTCTCAGCTGAACAGTGGCAGTAGAAGTACCTAAAGTTGTCTGCCTAGAGATTAGGGGGGTTTGAGAATGAAAGCTGCACAGTTTTTTGGTTTAAAATGACAGTGTGTTTCCCTTCTTTGTAGGGGTGATCCCTTTATGTTGCAGCAATCCACAAATCCTGCACCAGGAATTCTGggaccaccaccacccccattCCACCTGGGAGGACCCCCTGTTGGGCCCAGAGGTAACCTTGACAAGCACCTACTTTTACAAGGCTTAActcctgctggtttttttcttgttttaatttgctATCAGTGatttaaaacaacaaaccccccaCTCTTCTGAGCAGCAGAAATGAGGTACTTTCATCCCTCCCTGACCACAGACTGGTACTCTGTTAATAACTCATTTGTTCTGTTGGCTGGTGATTTTTAACTGTGATTAATCTACACACGTTTTGGACttggatttttcctttctggaggGTTTTTGTATCTCTTGTGAGTAGCTACTTGTTGCTGGAGTTTTCTGGATGAAGCTTGCAAGAATTCAGTGTCCTGAGTGGCTTTTCCCCCTGATTTCAGGTGAATTTGAGCAATAAATTTGAGTAGCAGCTGAGGTGGATGATGCCTCTGTCTCAGGAAGGGAGACTGAGACACAATCAGGGTCTCACCTGATGGTGCTGCTTCCACCTTTTGCATGGTTTAAATGACTCAAAGAGTAAAACTAATGAATATACCTGGGTATCCTGACAGAGGGCAAGTATTTCAGACActttgtaggattttttttagatGCTGTATGTGTTCatacttaattaaaataatccCATTAATTTTTAAGACATCTCCAGCTTGACTATGAACAAAACTCTCAGAAAggcttttcttcaggtgttccACAGGAAATGGCCATTCTGATACAACTGGTGCATTTTAGAGCCTAAACCCTCTGTTGGAAAAAGGGTGTCTTACAAAAAAGAGAGCTCTCATCCTTTGTGTGCAGAGATGTTTTGCTGTGCCAAATCTGATTCTCAGACAGGAGAGATTGCTATTTCAACGAGCTTTACTTGctctctgctgtttctgcacAGCTGGAAATGCAGCTCTTTCTCTAACATTGAACTGAGCAGGAGGAGAACCCCCAGTTCAAGAGCTGTGAAATAAGTTAAAAGCCTTTCTAGACTGTattgaaatagtttttaaaacttGCTGTCATTCTGGTTTGGCATTACAAGTTACTTACATCTTTCAAGAACTTGTGATGAGATGTTAATGCCAGTTTTCCAGGTTGAACTGAGCTTGTCCCTTTATTGCAGGAGCTGGAAATGGCAATATGCAGGGGCCGAGGCACATGCAGAAGGGCAGAGTGGTTAGTATTGAAAATCCATTTGGTTTTCACCCACTGTTTTGTTACATgatctttctttcctctcattaagattttcttttgtaattcaGTGATTGTCTTTAGAACTGAGATTTTAGGGTTTGTATGGAAATACTGAAACTTTGGCATAACATTTGGGGGTTTGTTGTGCCAAGGACTCTGTAAAATATTTAGTCCAAACCTTCAGAGAACCTTCTTAAACATTCTCTTATGAAGCTGTGGAAGTTCTGGACATTTTCTCTGTGCAATTTGTTTTGGTTACTACCAAAGAGATGGAAACTTTTAAAGGAAGATACAAATGCAGCAGAGCCTTGTCAGACTCCTTTAGGTTTGCTGTACACATTGTTTTCATGCTTTGCCTTCCCCAGGAAACAAGCAGAGTCGTGCACATCATGGACTTCCAGAGGGGGAAGAACCTGAGGTATCAGCTGCTTCAGCTGGTTGAGCCCTTTGGAATAATCACAAACCACCTGATTCTGAACAAGATCAATGAGGTGAGAGGGGCCCTGCTGGGGGGCTGGCCCTGCCTGAGCAGTCAGGGCTGCCAGGTGAGGTGTCACACAGCactgaaggcaggcaggaaacCAAGAGCTGTGCCCAGAAAGGCTGTACTGCTGCATTCTCACTTAGATATTGAAAAATCCTCCTTGTTGGTTGGTCATAACCTCTTATCAATACCAAATTCTGTTCTTGTTTTAATATTCTCTGAAAACTCGTTTGGTCTCAATTCGTGTTAATACAATGTGTGATATTTTGAAGTGTGGAAAAAGCCAATAGcatagaagagaaaaagcaggaagCAATTTAATGTTCTGGATCCTAATCTAGGTGGAATGTAAACAAACCAAATAGCTCTGTTTGTGCACCTAAATAAAGTATGTGAAATTCATGCCAAGTTCTACAGGTCAGTTCATGTTGTAatgaaaaagcagttttcatttttgatgCAGCTGTTCTGACAAGAAAGCAATGAAGGGCTTGATATTTGAATCAAACCCACTGACTCCTGAAGGGGCAgcttaatttattttgtgttatttcaGGCATTTATCGAAATGTCGACCACTGAAGATGCCCAGGCTGCAGTTGAATACTATTCAACAACACCTGCCCTGGTGTTTGGCAAACCAGTCAGAGTCCACCTGTCCCAGAAATACAAGAGAATAAAGGTAGAACACTCCTGCTCTTTTAGATTGCCTTGTTTTGGTCTGGGGCAGTCGGTGGTGTGAGGCTGTCGATTGAAGTTACTCCTCATTTCTGTACTTGTGAGCTGATCACCTGAAGGGACAGTCACCCCATGTGGACTTTATGTACTGTGTCTTCAAAAAGTGTCGTTCCCTTTGAATTTCAGAAGCCTGAGGGTAAACCTGACCAGAAGACTGACCCCCCAAAGCCAGAGCTGGGCCGTGTGATCCACCTGAGCAACCTGCCCCACTCGGGGTACTCGGACAACGCCGTGCTCAAGCTGGCTGAGCCCTACGGCAAGATCAAGAACTACATCCTCATGAGGATGAAGAGCCAGGTGACCCCCAGGGACACGGCTGGGAGCGTTTGAAACTGGGGGTTTGCCTGGGGAGAAATGCCATGCCATGAACTGGGGCAGGGCAGCCTTTGTGCCCCCGCAGAGGGGTGGCAACGACCCGGGGGTTGCTgtggagctgcctgggaaaggGCCCCGTGGCatgagctgctgcagaaacagggaCAGGCCTCAGCTGGGAACAAGATACTTTAGTACTGAGGCCTAATTATTGGGTTATGCAGATTCCTTGGAGCCTGGGGACTGTTTTCTTAGGGCTGAAAACCGTTGCCTATGAAACCTTAACACATATATTCCACTATtacttgtttctttcctttaccctttattttgcattctttAAAACTAAGCAAAAGCAGTCCTGCTGTGGCTCTCTAGCTTGGGAAGGAAAGGTTTGAAGGCAGCACTTTGCATGTGTATAGTAAAATGTGTATGATGTGTATGGACATGAGTTCTGTAAATGCAGAGGAGCTTAAACTATTTAGTtctaatgttttttaaatacagaggaGCTTAAACTATTTAGTTCTAATTTTTTATGCTTTACTGTCCCAGTTTGTTGCTCCCTTGAGGTAAACAGGAAATCCTATTGCTTTTTCAAAGAGATGAGTGACTGAATCCCTCAATGCCACACTTGTGAAGTGAAAAATTACTAGAATCTTTTGGGTGACCCCTGGGAAGAGCTCCCTGACCTTATTCCAGTGGCAGGATGCAAAGCCTTGCTGtctgagctggcagcagagaCAGGTTTCAGCTTTCTGCCAGGGATACTCCAGTCCATGGAGCCGTTTAAATCTCCTTCAGCAACCTCAGTGTTCCATAGGTCTGTTCTCAGCAGGAACTCCTCCCAAAGCTGTTGCTGCCTTTCTGTTCCAGGCTTCCCtctaaaaccaaaaacaaaataGCAAGGCAGTTTTTCCACTCTCCTGGAATTCCCAGGAACAGAAGCACTAAATAAGAACGTCACTGTCCGgatgcttttttaatttaaatcctgttttgctttctggTGTATTTTTGGCAGATTATTTCAATGCCTGTTTAATTTCAGAACTGTCTATAGGGCAGGTGTTACTGAATTGAAGAGCTGGGGTGCACCGAGCACTTGGATAAGTTTTAAAGTTCTTGGAGAGGACAGATATAGCTGGaccttttcattttgtttcagtgttcagaaatgctgtgttttaagttcagcagctttgcctgcagaagtgttttgtgttttataGTCCTTTTTAATGTGTGTTTTAATCTTTTCAGGCTTTCATTGAGATGGAGACCAGGGAGGATGCTTTGGCCATGGTGGAGCATTGTGCCAACAAAGCCCTTTGGTTCCAAGGCAGATGTGTGAAAGTGGATTTATCTGAAAAATACAAGAAGCTGGTGTTAAGGGTAGGGGTGCTTTTCCCTTTGTTGAAGGTGTAAAGTGAAGTAGAAGGCAGCCATCACTTACTGAGAATTCAGGTCCTTGTGAAATGGAGGGGTTTGCTTTAATACTTTCTGGCTCCTCAATTGCAGTGACCTGGCACTGGTGTTAGAAGGCCTAGAGCAGAGTTACAGGGTGTTCCTCCCAGGTTGAACACAACCCAAACAACCACTGGAATTCAGAGTTTAAACGGtgtagattttaattaaaatggcTCCATTTAGAACATTCAGTAactgggtggggagggggattttctccccctcctctgAAAATGAATCTTTGTGAAAAGCTGTGACACATCAGAGCTGCACCTGTCATACAAAGGGGGGAGAGGTGCTCGAGGGCCTTGTCTTACATGACACCAGGGTAATTCTCCTGCAATTGTAAGGCTTTCTCCATCAGAGGGAACACCAGATAGAAAGGCAGGAGAACTCTGAACTGTGGAGTGTGAAGAAATGTTCCTGTTGCCCGTGATGGTGCACCACAGTGGACACTTGGTGGCAAATTGTGATAGCCCAGCCATGCCTGGAGCACATCCCTGCGACGCTGCCCACAGGGGCGGCTCCTGCTCAGTAACTCACGGGGGCGTGGCAGTGACTCTGCCGAAGGGTTCCCCCTAAGGACAGGCAGAAGGCAGGCTGAGACTGATCTGTGCTGGTGCCTGCACCACGTTGCATCAGTTCCTAAAAGAGGAATTGTATGTGAATTTTCTGGAGCAGGATATCCCATTGCTTTTGTATTGAATAACTGATAATTACCGTGAGTAAGGACAGGGTATTTCTAGGTTGGTCAGGTGCTGTTTGGTAAGGAGTTTAGGGATGGCTTGGTAGGTGGTTAATGCAGCTGGGAGCACTTGCTGCATTGTGCCTCTGATCTGAATTCATGCTGCAACACTTGTGTAAATCATGCCCTGCTGGGACTCACTGAGCTCTTCAACTTTATTTTAGATTCCCAACAAAGGAGTGGAGCTGCTGAAAAAGGATAAAACCAGGTAATTTCTTATTGTTAAAGCATAATgttgtttaaaagaaatatgaaaacacCTTATTCAGAGTACAGAAATGGCATAAAAGAATTGGGTGAGCTTTGAGATCACATTGCTGTTTGTTGTGCCTGGAAATGATGCTGCCCACCTTCCTCCTCTAATGATGGAGATTTCACAGCCTCttcaggctccccaggaaatCCTTTCCTGTCCCTAATTAGCCCTGCCTTCCTGCAATTTAAACCCACGAGCAGTTGTCCTGTCTTGTAAGGGTAATTTCTCCTTGCAGCAACTTTTTGTATGTTTGAAGAATGGTGTCCTTCAAGGTCTCCCTCAGCCTTCTGTTTCCTGAACTGAAATACGAGACTTGCCAGACTTATCTAGAGAAATACAACCTTTTTTTTAGTAATCTCTGGGCTCTCTCCAGGTTTACAAGCAACAAACATTCTTTGTTCCTTGCAGAAAGAGAACATACTCTCCTGACAGCAAAGATTCTCCCAGTGATAAGAAGTCCAAAACAGAAGCTGCTCAGAAACCTGAAAGTGGcaccacagaagaaaaagcgAAAGAGGAGAAACAAGAGGATCCTCCTGAGCCCTCGAGTGCCAAAAGTGGAGAACAGGCAGAGCCAGACGAGCCCAGTTTACTCCTGGAATCAGAAGATGAGCTGCTGGTGGatgaggaggaggcagcagcgCTGTTAGAAAGTGGCAGCTCAGCAGGAGAGGATACAGATGTTGCCAATTTAGCTGATGTGGctgctgaagagaaaaaggagaccCCTGATGACGCGACAGTAAAAACTGAGGGGAACGTGGCGGCCACTCCAGCAGCCAAGAAGAAGCTTAAGAAGGTACATCATACAGTGAGGTCTGACTTAGGCAGCACACCATGTACATTGTACTGCAGGGCTTTCTCTGTGGGTCTGAGGAGAAACAGCTGCTAAAGCTCCTGTGAAGAAAGGGGAAGATCCCATAAGAAATCAGTTATGAATCCCTGGTTCTGTTTTGACAGGAACCTTTAACTTAAAAGGCTTCTACCCCCCCTCCTCCTGGGGGTTTCCTTGCCTTGCTCTTCACCCCTCTTAGATTAGCACTGAGCAGCCAGGAGCTGTTCTGTCCTTAGCATTTCCCAGGACACTGACTGTAGTTGCCCTtgggcacagagcacagcagtgacagtcAGGAAATACCTTACTGGGGACTTGGGGCTAATCTGGACTCggcagagctgtgtcccaaGCTGAGAGCTGGGCCAGCTGTCCGTGGGGAGCCAGAGCCCCTTGGAGAAACAAGAGTTGGCTGCAGGATGTCTGCAGTCACAGCCTCCTTGCTGTGAATTCCCTTTTCCTCACAGATGATCCCACACTCTCGTGGCTTTTATGTCCTACAAGCTGCTTTGTTGATCATCCTCAGCTCTGTGCAGGAGCATGCAAAGTTTTGTAATATGTTGACTTGGAATGTTGTTTGGTAGGAAAGTAAGGCCTGTTCCTTATTAATGAATGAAGTGTGCATGGATTTCAGTTTTGAGGGGTCCTTCTGTCAGGAAGGTAATTACCTGGTGCCAGCAGTAATGCTTGCAGTGCAAATGGCATtagtgtttcttctttcttactCTGTGGGGCCTGCTCTGATAAACGGCCTCAAACCCAGCCTGGCTTCCTTGTAAACCTCCATGCACACAGTTAATGCTCTTTTAGTCCCACTC comes from the Pithys albifrons albifrons isolate INPA30051 chromosome 15, PitAlb_v1, whole genome shotgun sequence genome and includes:
- the MATR3 gene encoding matrin-3 isoform X3, giving the protein MSGARAAGWRRAGRPRSREIREWNHHINGATHSRRCQLLLEIYPEWNPDSDSGHGMGDPFMLQQSTNPAPGILGPPPPPFHLGGPPVGPRGAGNGNMQGPRHMQKGRVETSRVVHIMDFQRGKNLRYQLLQLVEPFGIITNHLILNKINEAFIEMSTTEDAQAAVEYYSTTPALVFGKPVRVHLSQKYKRIKKPEGKPDQKTDPPKPELGRVIHLSNLPHSGYSDNAVLKLAEPYGKIKNYILMRMKSQAFIEMETREDALAMVEHCANKALWFQGRCVKVDLSEKYKKLVLRIPNKGVELLKKDKTRKRTYSPDSKDSPSDKKSKTEAAQKPESGTTEEKAKEEKQEDPPEPSSAKSGEQAEPDEPSLLLESEDELLVDEEEAAALLESGSSAGEDTDVANLADVAAEEKKETPDDATVKTEGNVAATPAAKKKLKKRYVGGFPRSMEGFVTLDEVGDEEDAEHQKLRKAGAAAKGGKGEDSLAEIKVDKMEEPEQESETLENGTKTEDNVKAEPVEASEATAAQETEKSAQENTDPQDEQETKHVPEKPLVPDEFRIGPYQPKVPVGVNYVVPKTGFYCKLCSLFYTNEDVAKKTHCSSLPHYQKLKKILDKMAEDYRQKKEA